Within Eggerthella timonensis, the genomic segment CCGACAAGAACAAGATCATCGCCGAGATCATCGACAAGATGGAGTTCATCGTCTGCCTCGACGTGGCGTTCACCGACTCGGCGCTGTACTCCGACATCGTCCTTCCGGCGGCGCACTATTACGAGGTCGAAGACGTGTACGGCGCGACGCTGTCCTACCACGTCCAGCACGGTCCGAAGATCGTCGAGCCGGCGTTCGAGGCCAAGCCCGACTTGCAGGTTGCGAAGCTGCTTGCAGAAGGACTGGGGATCGGCGAGTACTTCGACGGCGACGACGAGTCGTGGCTGCGCGAGCAGCTGGACTTCCCGGCGCTCAAGGCGCAGGGCATCACGCTCGACGCGCTGCGCGAGAAGAAGGACATGCGCTACATCCCCGCGGGCGTGGGATACGCGGACGGGAAGTACTACACGCCGACGGGCAAGGTCGAGTTCTACTGCGAAAAGCCCCTCCCGCGCGTCGACCTCGGCCTCGATTTGGACGTCGCCCCCGAGCGTCTGCCACGCTTCTTCCCGCCTTACGAGGCGTGGCCGGGAACGGAGGCGATGGAGAAGTATCCCCTCATCCTCATCCCGGAGCACTCGCGCGGCCGCTTCCACACGGGCGGGTTCGACGGCGTGTGGCTGAACGAGATCGAGCGCGGCCCCATCGTGCGCATGAATCCCGACGACGCGAAGGCGAGGGGCATCGAGGACGGCGACGATGTGGAAGTGTACAACGATCGCGGCCACGGCGTGGCGCGGGTCGTGCTCGACGCGGGCAAGCGTCCCGGCATGCTGCAGTACCCGAAGGGCCTGCAAGGGCGTCAGTACAAGTCGGGAGACCTCGCGTCGCTCTGCTCGTTGCATATGGATCCTTTCGCGGTGAACTCGTCGTTCGGCGATACGTGCGTTGAAGTGCGCAAGTGGGATGGAGGGAGCGAATAATGACTACGCAAAGACTTGGCTTCGTGGTCGACACGAAGCGCTGCGTCGGATGCCATACGTGCGCCGTCGCGTGCAAGAGCGAGAACAACGTACCCGACGGCTTGTGGTGGAACCGCGTGCTCACCGACGGCGGGGAGAGCATCGGCTCGTTCAAGGGGTCGTACAAAGCCGCTTCGCGGACGTTCGTCACGGTGGCCTGCCAGCACTGCGACAATCCGGCTTGCGTGAAAGTGTGCCCGGTCGGCGCCACGTATCAGGACGAGGAGACCGGTGCGGTTCGTCAGGACTACGACAAGTGCATAGGCTGCCGCATGTGCATGTCGGCGTGCCCGTACACCGGCGTGCGCTCGTTCAACTGGGAGGAGCCGAAGTACTCGGTCGATCATGCGATGGGCGCTGCGGACGTTCCCGTGCATCAGAAGCACGTGGTCGAGAAATGCACGATGTGCTATCACCGCATCGCGAAGGGGGAGAACCCGCTGTGCGTCGACGGGTGCCCCGCATACGCGCGCTTCTTCGGGGACTTCAACGACCCCGACTCCGAAGTGTCGCGCTTGATTCGGGAACGCGAAGTTATGCAGCTCCTCCCCGAAAAGGGCACCCGCCCCTCCGTCTACTACCTCGTCTAGGGAGATAAGGAGAACGACAATGTCTGAGAACGTATCGGCGGCATCGCCCGCCAAGGCTCCTGCTGCCCGGTTCGGGGGGAGGGGGCTGAACGCCGCCATCGCGGCCGCGGCGGTCCTGACCGTCGCGGGCGTCGCCCTGTGGGGCGTCCAGCTCTCCGGCGGCCTCGTGCAGACCGGCATGCGCAACCTCGACTCGTGGGGGCTCTACATCACGATGTTCATGTTCCTCGTGGGCCTGTCGGCCGGCGGCCTCATCATCTCGAGCGTGCCGCGCGCCTTCGGCATGAAGGGCTTCGGCGGCATCAGCAAGGTGGCCGTGTGGACGAGTATCTGCTGCACGGTGCTCGCCATCGGGTTCGTGGTGGTCGATCTCGGCCAGCCGGCCCGTCTGTGGGAGCTGTTCGCGTACTCGAACCTGGGCTCTCCGCTGATGTGGGACATCCTCGTGCTGGGCACCTACCTCGTGCTGTCCGTCGCGTACCTGTGGGCGACGCTTCGCGCCGAGGCGGGGAAGGTGTCGTCGGCCGCGCTGCGCGTGATCTCGGTCGTCGCGCTGGTCACGGCCGTGCTCGTGCACTCGGTGACCGCCTGGATCTTCGGGCTGCAGCAGGCCCACGAGCTCTGGCACACGGCGCTTCTGGCCCCATGGTTCGTGTCGAGCGCGCTCGTGTGCGGCACGGCGCTCGTGCTGGTGGTCGTCATCGGCCTGCGCAAGGCCGGCTACCTGGAGCTCGACCAGACGCACGTGGTCAAGCTCGTCAAGATGCTCGGCGCGTTCGTGCTCGTCGACCTGTACTTCTTCGGCTGCGACCTCCTGACCTCCGCCTTCCCGGGCGGCTCGGGCGCCGAGGTCGTCGCCATGCTCACGGCGGGCGCGCTCGCCCCGTTCTTCTGGACCGAGGTCGTCGGCTGCATCCTGTGCGCCGCGGTGTGCTTCGTGCCGAGGCTGCGCACCAACCCGCTGATCGTGGCCGCGTCCCTGCTGGCCATCGCCGGCATCTTCTGCAAGCGCGTGCAGCTGCTCGTGGGCGGCTTCCAGATCCCGAACCTCGATTACGCGGCGCCGGTGTCCTCGTACACCGTCACCGACTGGACGGCCGGCATGGCCGGCGCCTACCAGGGCATGGTGTACTGGCCGACGCCGATGGAGTTCGGCATCGTGCTCGGCGTCATCGGCCTGGGCGCGCTGCTCCTGCTGCTGGGCCTCAAGTACCTGCCGCTGAAGCCTGCGGAAGACGCGCGCTAGACAACCGCGCGGAAGGGGGCGCGTGCGCCCCCTTCGATTGGAGGGGTGCTGCATGATGAGAAAGATCCTCGTCGCCCTCGCGGCCTTCCTGCTCGTCGGGGCGTGCGTGTTCGCCGGCGGGGCCGTGGCGGACACGTCGGTGGGGCTGCCCGAGCCCATCGGCCCCGACTCCCCCTGCCCGGCGGCGGGATGCGCGTCGGGGTCGTGCCACGGCTTCGACGACGTGCCCGAGCCCGACGGCGTCCGCGAGATGGCGTGCCCTAAGGCGGGATGCGCCTCCGTCGAGTGCCACGCGTGGGACGCCCTGACGACCCGCTACCGCCAGGCGTCCGACGCGAGCTTGAACCTGTGGATTCTCGCGCCGGCGGCCCTCGTCGTCGGGCTCGTGCTGATCGTGCGGAAGGGGTAGGGGATGGACGGGCGCAATCTGTCGATCGACGTCGCGGCGCTGGTCGCCTACCTGGCCGCGGCGAACCCGGCTCTCACGGGCGTCGGCGTGCACGAGTGGCTGGGCCTGGGCGTGCTGGTCGCGTTCCTCGCGCACGTCGCGACGCACGTCGACTGGGTTGTCGAGGCCGTGCGCGGGTCGTTCGCGCACCCCTCCTGGACGCGCACGGGCAACCTCGTGCTGGACGCGCTCATCGTCGTGGCGCTCATGACGGCGGCGGTGTCGGGCCTCATGGTGTCGGGCTCGGTCCTGGCGGCGTTCGGGCTGTACGCGGACGGGTACTACTTCTGGGACACGCTGCACGCGGTCGCCGCGAAGGCGCTGCTCGCGCTGCTGCTCGTGCACGTGGCCGCGCACTGGAGGTGGGTCGCGAGGGCGTTCCGGAAAGGGGGCTCGCATGAATGAGGCCGTCTGGCGGGTGCGCGCCGCCGCCTGGGAGCTCGCGGCGCTCTCGTTCCGCTACCCGGGCGCGGAGCTCGAGGGCGCCGTCGCGTCCGGCGAGTGGGCCGAGGCCGCGCGCGAGGTCGCGGCGGCGCTCGGCCTCGCGCTGCCGGAGGGCTTCGGCGCGGGCGCGCCCGCAGGCGGCCTGCGCCCCGAGGCCACGCGCCTGTTCGTCGGCGCGCCCGAGCCGGCCTGCTCGCCCTACGAGGGCGTCTGGGCCGCGGGGGCCGACGGGGCGCGGGCGCTCCTGTTCGTGAGCCCCCGCGCCATGGAAGTCGAGCGCTTCGCCAGCGCCTGCGGCCTGGGGCGGCCTGAGGGTACCAACGAGCCGCTCGACCACGTGGCCGCCGAGTGCGAGCTGCTGTCCTGGCTGGCCTCCGTGGCCGCCGGGGCCGAGGCGCCGGCGGGCGCGCCCGGGGCCGCAGGCCTCCCCGGCGGCTCCGCGCAGGCCGCCTACGCCTCCTTCCTCGAGGGCCACGCCCGAACCTGGATGCCGGCCTTCGCGCGCGCCGTCGCCGCCGAGTCCCGCCATTCCTTCTACTGCGCGGCCGCCGTGTACCTGGGCGCGCTTGTCGGGAAGGCTTCGTAGGTTTTGGCAGAGATCGCACGATATGAACGATTTTTCGGTCTAGTTTTAGGAGCGCTGGAAAGAAACCCCAGGTCGCGATTTCTCTTCTGCCTGTAGAATCGTTCATATCGTGCGATCTCTGCCAGAAGCGTTGCGATCGGCTTCCCCGGAGCGTTCGTTGCGGCTCGGCAGCGGGTGCCGATGCGGTGAGGTCTTGGGTTGTCGTGGGCACCGATTTGCGCTCGAATTCGGCGGGTCTCCCACAGCGCTCGGGGTGAATAATCGATCGGGCGGAACCTGCACAGTGCTCTGCGGAATCTTCCGGTTGCCGTCGACGGGCTTTCTCCGCAAACTCGCGCGCGCAGCGAAAACCTATGCTAAAATATCCGAATCCCGTGGGGGAGTAGTCGACGCCGGAAGGCGTGGCTGCGTCAACATACTGCTTCCAAGCGAAGCTGGCGCAACCTTAAACGACAAGACTCGCGGTGTGGCGTACCCGTCGCACCGCTATGCAGCCGGCGCGTACGCGTCGGTATTTTTATGCCCGCGGACGAAGCGGGGGCGGCCAGGGGGGGGCGCCGACGGACGAGAGGAATGCCCATGGGATTCGTAGAGCTGTTCTTGATAGCGGTGGGTTTGTCGATGGACGCGTTCGCCGTGTCGGTGTGCAAGGGGCTGTGCATGAAGCGGCTCAACCTGCGCCAGGCTGCGGTCATCGCGTTGTTCTTCGGCGGCTTCCAGGGGCTCATGCCGCTCGTCGGCTGGGCGTTGGGCACGCAGTTCGAGCGGTTCATCACACCGGTCGACCATTGGATCGCCTTCGTGCTGCTGGCCATCATCGGCGGAAAGATGCTGTGGGACGCCTTCCACGAGGACGACGAGGGCGCGGCATGCCCGGCCGACGGCAAGCTCGATATGCGCGAGCTCACGATGATGGCGATCGCCACGAGCATCGACGCCCTA encodes:
- a CDS encoding 4Fe-4S dicluster domain-containing protein, which gives rise to MTTQRLGFVVDTKRCVGCHTCAVACKSENNVPDGLWWNRVLTDGGESIGSFKGSYKAASRTFVTVACQHCDNPACVKVCPVGATYQDEETGAVRQDYDKCIGCRMCMSACPYTGVRSFNWEEPKYSVDHAMGAADVPVHQKHVVEKCTMCYHRIAKGENPLCVDGCPAYARFFGDFNDPDSEVSRLIREREVMQLLPEKGTRPSVYYLV
- a CDS encoding manganese efflux pump MntP family protein; translation: MGFVELFLIAVGLSMDAFAVSVCKGLCMKRLNLRQAAVIALFFGGFQGLMPLVGWALGTQFERFITPVDHWIAFVLLAIIGGKMLWDAFHEDDEGAACPADGKLDMRELTMMAIATSIDALAVGITFAFLRVDIVMSVGLIGATTFVLSIVGVAVGHRFGARYEKPATIAGGIVLILIGLKILLEHLGILAL
- a CDS encoding TorD/DmsD family molecular chaperone — protein: MNEAVWRVRAAAWELAALSFRYPGAELEGAVASGEWAEAAREVAAALGLALPEGFGAGAPAGGLRPEATRLFVGAPEPACSPYEGVWAAGADGARALLFVSPRAMEVERFASACGLGRPEGTNEPLDHVAAECELLSWLASVAAGAEAPAGAPGAAGLPGGSAQAAYASFLEGHARTWMPAFARAVAAESRHSFYCAAAVYLGALVGKAS
- a CDS encoding DUF4405 domain-containing protein, producing MDGRNLSIDVAALVAYLAAANPALTGVGVHEWLGLGVLVAFLAHVATHVDWVVEAVRGSFAHPSWTRTGNLVLDALIVVALMTAAVSGLMVSGSVLAAFGLYADGYYFWDTLHAVAAKALLALLLVHVAAHWRWVARAFRKGGSHE
- the nrfD gene encoding NrfD/PsrC family molybdoenzyme membrane anchor subunit translates to MSENVSAASPAKAPAARFGGRGLNAAIAAAAVLTVAGVALWGVQLSGGLVQTGMRNLDSWGLYITMFMFLVGLSAGGLIISSVPRAFGMKGFGGISKVAVWTSICCTVLAIGFVVVDLGQPARLWELFAYSNLGSPLMWDILVLGTYLVLSVAYLWATLRAEAGKVSSAALRVISVVALVTAVLVHSVTAWIFGLQQAHELWHTALLAPWFVSSALVCGTALVLVVVIGLRKAGYLELDQTHVVKLVKMLGAFVLVDLYFFGCDLLTSAFPGGSGAEVVAMLTAGALAPFFWTEVVGCILCAAVCFVPRLRTNPLIVAASLLAIAGIFCKRVQLLVGGFQIPNLDYAAPVSSYTVTDWTAGMAGAYQGMVYWPTPMEFGIVLGVIGLGALLLLLGLKYLPLKPAEDAR